The Petrotoga miotherma DSM 10691 genomic sequence AATTTTAGATTGTTGATGTATACAGATAGATCTTTAATTTCGATAATTTTATTTTTATCCATTCTAATCTAACGTTTTGTACTTTTCTTATTATTAAAAAAATAATCTTCTTTGGCTAACGCTAACTTTCTAATACTTTCTTCGTCGTTAGCATTTTTTAGAGATCTAATAAAATCAATTTGAGAAGAGTATTTGAATTTGAAAGAATCATCTTCACGATAAGTACTTTGATTTTTCTCGTACACCGCAATTCGCCGCCTTTCTTCACTTAATCTTTAAATTGGTGGCTTACAAACATTATGATACTCTCTTCTTTATACAAAAAAGCTAAATTTCATTACAATTCTTTTATAAAACAGTGAAAATCACGTGTTTAAGGAAAAAAGAAAGGCCCCCTAAAATCAGGAGCCTCAATGAAAATTGTTTATAATGAAAGAGGTTCTAAAGTTCTTTTTAGGGATCCGTGGAGAAATGATATTATTACTCCATAATTTACAATGGGAATGCCTAATCTATTTATCGCATTTATTCTTCTCATCATCATTCTTCTTGTAAGAGTACATCCTCCACAATGTACCACTAATTTTACGTTCTTTACATCTTCTATGTCAGGGAATTCCTTGCCGGCAATAAATTTAAAATTCAAGGATTTTTGAGTATATTTTTCGAGCCATTTTGGAATTTTGACTCTTCCAATATCTTCACTTAACGGACGATGAGAACAACCTTCCATTATAAGAACAGTGTCGCCATTTTCCAAATTATTAACCACGTCCAAGTCCTTAGTTAAAATACTGATATCCCCCTTATGACGAGCTTCTAATATTGAAAATGTAGTTAGGTTTATATCTTCAGGCACTAACTCAGCAACCCTTCCAATAGCTTGAGAATCTGTGATTACCAACCTTGGTTTTTGTTTCAATTTACTAATTATTTCACTTACTCCCTCAACAGATGTCACAATTGGGAAAGCCTTTCTATCTATTGCTTCTCTTATAGTTGCCACCTGTGGCATTATCAATCGACCTTTTGGTGCTCCAGTGTCTACCGGAACCACTAGTAAGACAATATCGTTACTTTTAATAAATTTTGGAAGCATG encodes the following:
- the hydF gene encoding [FeFe] hydrogenase H-cluster maturation GTPase HydF, whose amino-acid sequence is MPATSGYRTYIAIAGRRNVGKSSLINAIVNQEIALVSNVAGTTTDPVYKSMELQPIGPVTLIDTPGIDDEGELGEKRIERAKRAFYKADIGVLVVDSEPNEFEHFICNLFEKMHIPFIIILNKIDQLNNISNLKQLYINSFKKPVLEVSCKEKINIERVKEALTELKPKEEEIPMLPKFIKSNDIVLLVVPVDTGAPKGRLIMPQVATIREAIDRKAFPIVTSVEGVSEIISKLKQKPRLVITDSQAIGRVAELVPEDINLTTFSILEARHKGDISILTKDLDVVNNLENGDTVLIMEGCSHRPLSEDIGRVKIPKWLEKYTQKSLNFKFIAGKEFPDIEDVKNVKLVVHCGGCTLTRRMMMRRINAINRLGIPIVNYGVIISFLHGSLKRTLEPLSL